The proteins below come from a single Ictalurus furcatus strain D&B chromosome 15, Billie_1.0, whole genome shotgun sequence genomic window:
- the lemd1 gene encoding LEM domain-containing protein 1 isoform X2, with product MPVFVENPAQFSKHRLKSELISHSVELPPAESEKQVYLEVYMKHVGNKNTADFSSDEEEQVQNGNEEEEREEDSDMVDLSSLTDDQLKCKLLQYGVKAGPIVASTRALYERKLHRMMTQHSQHSVNNKGDGKYSDSEEEEEEEEESGSEQSGPESVSHTDLGATRSAEAVTDVLMEMFPDTVVTPTGITATKRRSIKGAAGRPVQFKYPETPLSPASLERREIRQRLVSLWVQIVVFFLVAALLYFIYISMEEPLENPFSVFLNGPSQEPSNDDLALVPNSQDTQT from the exons ATGCCTGTGTTTGTGGAAAATCCCGCTCAATTTTCTAAACATCGTCTGAAGTCGGAGTTAATTTCCCATAGTGTGGAGTTACCACCTGCAGAGAGTGAAAAACAGGTTTATCTGGAGGTTTATATGAAGCATGTGGGGAATAAAAACACTGCCGATTTCTCTAGTGATGAAGAGGAGCAGGTCCAAAATGGAAAT gaagaagaagagagagaagaggattCAGACATGGTGGACCTGAGCTCACTGACTGATGATCAGTTAAAATGCAAACTGCTCCAGTATGGAGTCAAAGCTGGACCGATTGTAG CTAGCACGCGAGCGTTGTATGAGAGGAAGCTGCACAGGATGATGACCCAGCACTCGCAGCACAGTGTCAACAATAAAGGTGATGGGAAATACTCTGAtagtgaggaggaggaagaagaagaggaggagtcAG GATCAGAACAGTCTGGCCCAGAGAGTGTGTCCCATACTGATCTCGGTGCGACACGTAGTGCG GAAGCCGTGACTGATGTTTTGATGGAGATGTTCCCAGACACTGTAGTTACTCCAACTGGGATCAC TGCCACCAAGAGACGATCTATAAAGGGGGCAGCAGGTCGTCCTGTACAGTTCAAATACCCAGAAACCCCACTGAGTCCTGCATCACTGGAGAGACGGGAGATCCGGCAGCGTCTGGTTTCTCTATGGGTGCAGATTGTGGTCTTTTTTTTGGTGGCTGCACTcctatatttcatttatatttcaatGGAAGAGCCACTGGAGAATCCTTTCAGCGTATTTCTAAACGGCCCGAGCCAGGAGCCAAGCAATGATGACCTTGCACTTGTTCCTAACTCTCAGGACACTCAAACCTGA
- the lemd1 gene encoding LEM domain-containing protein 1 isoform X3 → MKHVGNKNTADFSSDEEEQVQNGNITQEEEEREEDSDMVDLSSLTDDQLKCKLLQYGVKAGPIVASTRALYERKLHRMMTQHSQHSVNNKGDGKYSDSEEEEEEEEESGSEQSGPESVSHTDLGATRSAEAVTDVLMEMFPDTVVTPTGITATKRRSIKGAAGRPVQFKYPETPLSPASLERREIRQRLVSLWVQIVVFFLVAALLYFIYISMEEPLENPFSVFLNGPSQEPSNDDLALVPNSQDTQT, encoded by the exons ATGAAGCATGTGGGGAATAAAAACACTGCCGATTTCTCTAGTGATGAAGAGGAGCAGGTCCAAAATGGAAAT ataacacaggaagaagaagagagagaagaggattCAGACATGGTGGACCTGAGCTCACTGACTGATGATCAGTTAAAATGCAAACTGCTCCAGTATGGAGTCAAAGCTGGACCGATTGTAG CTAGCACGCGAGCGTTGTATGAGAGGAAGCTGCACAGGATGATGACCCAGCACTCGCAGCACAGTGTCAACAATAAAGGTGATGGGAAATACTCTGAtagtgaggaggaggaagaagaagaggaggagtcAG GATCAGAACAGTCTGGCCCAGAGAGTGTGTCCCATACTGATCTCGGTGCGACACGTAGTGCG GAAGCCGTGACTGATGTTTTGATGGAGATGTTCCCAGACACTGTAGTTACTCCAACTGGGATCAC TGCCACCAAGAGACGATCTATAAAGGGGGCAGCAGGTCGTCCTGTACAGTTCAAATACCCAGAAACCCCACTGAGTCCTGCATCACTGGAGAGACGGGAGATCCGGCAGCGTCTGGTTTCTCTATGGGTGCAGATTGTGGTCTTTTTTTTGGTGGCTGCACTcctatatttcatttatatttcaatGGAAGAGCCACTGGAGAATCCTTTCAGCGTATTTCTAAACGGCCCGAGCCAGGAGCCAAGCAATGATGACCTTGCACTTGTTCCTAACTCTCAGGACACTCAAACCTGA
- the lemd1 gene encoding LEM domain-containing protein 1 isoform X1 — protein sequence MPVFVENPAQFSKHRLKSELISHSVELPPAESEKQVYLEVYMKHVGNKNTADFSSDEEEQVQNGNITQEEEEREEDSDMVDLSSLTDDQLKCKLLQYGVKAGPIVASTRALYERKLHRMMTQHSQHSVNNKGDGKYSDSEEEEEEEEESGSEQSGPESVSHTDLGATRSAEAVTDVLMEMFPDTVVTPTGITATKRRSIKGAAGRPVQFKYPETPLSPASLERREIRQRLVSLWVQIVVFFLVAALLYFIYISMEEPLENPFSVFLNGPSQEPSNDDLALVPNSQDTQT from the exons ATGCCTGTGTTTGTGGAAAATCCCGCTCAATTTTCTAAACATCGTCTGAAGTCGGAGTTAATTTCCCATAGTGTGGAGTTACCACCTGCAGAGAGTGAAAAACAGGTTTATCTGGAGGTTTATATGAAGCATGTGGGGAATAAAAACACTGCCGATTTCTCTAGTGATGAAGAGGAGCAGGTCCAAAATGGAAAT ataacacaggaagaagaagagagagaagaggattCAGACATGGTGGACCTGAGCTCACTGACTGATGATCAGTTAAAATGCAAACTGCTCCAGTATGGAGTCAAAGCTGGACCGATTGTAG CTAGCACGCGAGCGTTGTATGAGAGGAAGCTGCACAGGATGATGACCCAGCACTCGCAGCACAGTGTCAACAATAAAGGTGATGGGAAATACTCTGAtagtgaggaggaggaagaagaagaggaggagtcAG GATCAGAACAGTCTGGCCCAGAGAGTGTGTCCCATACTGATCTCGGTGCGACACGTAGTGCG GAAGCCGTGACTGATGTTTTGATGGAGATGTTCCCAGACACTGTAGTTACTCCAACTGGGATCAC TGCCACCAAGAGACGATCTATAAAGGGGGCAGCAGGTCGTCCTGTACAGTTCAAATACCCAGAAACCCCACTGAGTCCTGCATCACTGGAGAGACGGGAGATCCGGCAGCGTCTGGTTTCTCTATGGGTGCAGATTGTGGTCTTTTTTTTGGTGGCTGCACTcctatatttcatttatatttcaatGGAAGAGCCACTGGAGAATCCTTTCAGCGTATTTCTAAACGGCCCGAGCCAGGAGCCAAGCAATGATGACCTTGCACTTGTTCCTAACTCTCAGGACACTCAAACCTGA